A genomic segment from Spinacia oleracea cultivar Varoflay chromosome 3, BTI_SOV_V1, whole genome shotgun sequence encodes:
- the LOC110800060 gene encoding uncharacterized protein isoform X3 → MDVMGFTAKMCIKLVVATTLILCVYPDRIVSQDLGCSFESLHLDKCLNQQGEYVFLEPCCRALNQALRVGFHCLCSVFMTDAPQLTTIFSLSLSAGCYIMVPPLTMCRDLGTTPISLPIPPNSPPKEISTAQQTPLVPLPPPPPPQEIGGSLDPNTPNANSTVVEQQQQPHPSKNATSTLHVVENQNNVSSSGVYPLRGCTIIPKTTQGEDDGWRVVSRRKRDPRTPISMNLGFAQVTDDQTRFSFDGGGGKEGPESGVDPSSTEQFSGSPTPLSPSAEMDLTPIAADILHPPLPGLLLDSYQASSATRISFSTPLSLILSSLHKTLIRWRQWSSCFLEFFSLSSVCPPRQSNFDSLINFSLELFCSDSEASPPLQSAGPESGIDASCTEQFSGSPTPLLPSAEMDLTPIAADILHPAPPGLLLDSSQASSATRISLSTPLSLILSRLGADGAC, encoded by the exons ATGGATGTAATGGGATTCACGGCGAAGATGTGCATAAAATTAGTTGTAGCAACAACCTTAATATTGTGTGTTTACCCTGATAGGATAGTATCTCAGGACCTGGGTTGCTCATTTGAGAGCCTACATCTTGATAAGTGTTTGAACCAACAAGGAGAATATGTGTTCTTGGAGCCTTGCTGCAGAGCCCTTAACCAAGCTCTTCGAGTTGGGTTCCACTGTTTATGCTCCGTATTCATGACTGATGCTCCTCAATTAACCACCATTTTCTCTTTGTCCTTGTCTGCAGGCTGCTACATTATGGTCCCTCCATTGACAATGTGCCGAG ATTTAGGTACAACGCCGATATCTCTTCCAATTCCACCAAACAGTCCACCCAAGGAAATAAGTACAGCTCAACAAACGCCCCTAGTGCCTctacctcctcctcctcctcctcaagAAATTGGCGGTTCATTGGACCCCAATACACCAAATGCCAATTCTACTGTGGTGGAGCAACAGCAACAGCCACATCCGAGCAAAAACGCTACTTCAACGCTACATGTAGTGGAGAATCAGAACAATGTGTCTTCATCTG GTGTCTACCCTTTACGCGGGTGTACAATTATCCCGAAAACAACCCAAGGGGAGGATGATGGCTGGAGAGTGGTCTCTAGAAGGAAAAGGGATCCTAGAACACCTATTTCTATGAATCTGGGGTTTGCTCAGGTCACTGATGATCAGACTCGCTTTTCCTTTGATGGAGGTGGGGGTAAGGAAG GTCCAGAATCTGGAGTTGATCCTAGTTCTACTGAGCAATTCTCCG GTTCTCCAACTCCTCTGTCTCCATCTGCAGAAATGGACTTGACACCAATAGCAGCTGATATTTTACATCCACCGCTACCAGGATTGCTTTTGGACTCTTATCAAGCTTCATCAGCAACACGGATCAGCTTCAGTACTCCTCTTTCTTTGATTCTCTCCAG TTTACATAAAACGCTCATCAGGTGGAGGCAGTGGAGCTCGTGTTTTTTAGAattcttctctctctcctccgttTGTCCTCCTCGCCAGAGTAACTTCGATTCCTTGATCAATTTCTCTCTCGAATTATTCTGCTCAG ATTCAGAGGCATCACCCCCTCTCCAAAGCGCAG GTCCAGAATCTGGAATTGATGCTAGTTGTACTGAGCAATTCTCCG GTTCTCCAACTCCTCTGCTTCCATCTGCAGAAATGGACTTGACACCAATAGCAGCTGATATTTTACATCCAGCACCACCAGGATTGCTTTTGGACTCTTCTCAAGCTTCATCAGCAACAAGGATCAGCTTGAGTACTCCTCTTTCTTTGATTCTCTCCAG ATTAGGAGCTGATGGAGCTTGTTAA
- the LOC110800060 gene encoding uncharacterized protein isoform X1 yields MDVMGFTAKMCIKLVVATTLILCVYPDRIVSQDLGCSFESLHLDKCLNQQGEYVFLEPCCRALNQALRVGFHCLCSVFMTDAPQLTTIFSLSLSAGCYIMVPPLTMCRDLGTTPISLPIPPNSPPKEISTAQQTPLVPLPPPPPPQEIGGSLDPNTPNANSTVVEQQQQPHPSKNATSTLHVVENQNNVSSSGVYPLRGCTIIPKTTQGEDDGWRVVSRRKRDPRTPISMNLGFAQVTDDQTRFSFDGGGGKEDLEASPPFQSAGPESGVDPSSTEQFSGSPTPLSPSAEMDLTPIAADILHPPLPGLLLDSYQASSATRISFSTPLSLILSSLHKTLIRWRQWSSCFLEFFSLSSVCPPRQSNFDSLINFSLELFCSDSEASPPLQSAGPESGIDASCTEQFSGSPTPLLPSAEMDLTPIAADILHPAPPGLLLDSSQASSATRISLSTPLSLILSRLGADGAC; encoded by the exons ATGGATGTAATGGGATTCACGGCGAAGATGTGCATAAAATTAGTTGTAGCAACAACCTTAATATTGTGTGTTTACCCTGATAGGATAGTATCTCAGGACCTGGGTTGCTCATTTGAGAGCCTACATCTTGATAAGTGTTTGAACCAACAAGGAGAATATGTGTTCTTGGAGCCTTGCTGCAGAGCCCTTAACCAAGCTCTTCGAGTTGGGTTCCACTGTTTATGCTCCGTATTCATGACTGATGCTCCTCAATTAACCACCATTTTCTCTTTGTCCTTGTCTGCAGGCTGCTACATTATGGTCCCTCCATTGACAATGTGCCGAG ATTTAGGTACAACGCCGATATCTCTTCCAATTCCACCAAACAGTCCACCCAAGGAAATAAGTACAGCTCAACAAACGCCCCTAGTGCCTctacctcctcctcctcctcctcaagAAATTGGCGGTTCATTGGACCCCAATACACCAAATGCCAATTCTACTGTGGTGGAGCAACAGCAACAGCCACATCCGAGCAAAAACGCTACTTCAACGCTACATGTAGTGGAGAATCAGAACAATGTGTCTTCATCTG GTGTCTACCCTTTACGCGGGTGTACAATTATCCCGAAAACAACCCAAGGGGAGGATGATGGCTGGAGAGTGGTCTCTAGAAGGAAAAGGGATCCTAGAACACCTATTTCTATGAATCTGGGGTTTGCTCAGGTCACTGATGATCAGACTCGCTTTTCCTTTGATGGAGGTGGGGGTAAGGAAG ATTTAGAGGCATCACCCCCTTTCCAAAGCGCAG GTCCAGAATCTGGAGTTGATCCTAGTTCTACTGAGCAATTCTCCG GTTCTCCAACTCCTCTGTCTCCATCTGCAGAAATGGACTTGACACCAATAGCAGCTGATATTTTACATCCACCGCTACCAGGATTGCTTTTGGACTCTTATCAAGCTTCATCAGCAACACGGATCAGCTTCAGTACTCCTCTTTCTTTGATTCTCTCCAG TTTACATAAAACGCTCATCAGGTGGAGGCAGTGGAGCTCGTGTTTTTTAGAattcttctctctctcctccgttTGTCCTCCTCGCCAGAGTAACTTCGATTCCTTGATCAATTTCTCTCTCGAATTATTCTGCTCAG ATTCAGAGGCATCACCCCCTCTCCAAAGCGCAG GTCCAGAATCTGGAATTGATGCTAGTTGTACTGAGCAATTCTCCG GTTCTCCAACTCCTCTGCTTCCATCTGCAGAAATGGACTTGACACCAATAGCAGCTGATATTTTACATCCAGCACCACCAGGATTGCTTTTGGACTCTTCTCAAGCTTCATCAGCAACAAGGATCAGCTTGAGTACTCCTCTTTCTTTGATTCTCTCCAG ATTAGGAGCTGATGGAGCTTGTTAA
- the LOC110800060 gene encoding uncharacterized protein isoform X2, with protein MDVMGFTAKMCIKLVVATTLILCVYPDRIVSQDLGCSFESLHLDKCLNQQGEYVFLEPCCRALNQALRVGFHCLCSVFMTDAPQLTTIFSLSLSAGCYIMVPPLTMCRDLGTTPISLPIPPNSPPKEISTAQQTPLVPLPPPPPPQEIGGSLDPNTPNANSTVVEQQQQPHPSKNATSTLHVVENQNNVSSSGVYPLRGCTIIPKTTQGEDDGWRVVSRRKRDPRTPISMNLGFAQVTDDQTRFSFDGGGDLEASPPFQSAGPESGVDPSSTEQFSGSPTPLSPSAEMDLTPIAADILHPPLPGLLLDSYQASSATRISFSTPLSLILSSLHKTLIRWRQWSSCFLEFFSLSSVCPPRQSNFDSLINFSLELFCSDSEASPPLQSAGPESGIDASCTEQFSGSPTPLLPSAEMDLTPIAADILHPAPPGLLLDSSQASSATRISLSTPLSLILSRLGADGAC; from the exons ATGGATGTAATGGGATTCACGGCGAAGATGTGCATAAAATTAGTTGTAGCAACAACCTTAATATTGTGTGTTTACCCTGATAGGATAGTATCTCAGGACCTGGGTTGCTCATTTGAGAGCCTACATCTTGATAAGTGTTTGAACCAACAAGGAGAATATGTGTTCTTGGAGCCTTGCTGCAGAGCCCTTAACCAAGCTCTTCGAGTTGGGTTCCACTGTTTATGCTCCGTATTCATGACTGATGCTCCTCAATTAACCACCATTTTCTCTTTGTCCTTGTCTGCAGGCTGCTACATTATGGTCCCTCCATTGACAATGTGCCGAG ATTTAGGTACAACGCCGATATCTCTTCCAATTCCACCAAACAGTCCACCCAAGGAAATAAGTACAGCTCAACAAACGCCCCTAGTGCCTctacctcctcctcctcctcctcaagAAATTGGCGGTTCATTGGACCCCAATACACCAAATGCCAATTCTACTGTGGTGGAGCAACAGCAACAGCCACATCCGAGCAAAAACGCTACTTCAACGCTACATGTAGTGGAGAATCAGAACAATGTGTCTTCATCTG GTGTCTACCCTTTACGCGGGTGTACAATTATCCCGAAAACAACCCAAGGGGAGGATGATGGCTGGAGAGTGGTCTCTAGAAGGAAAAGGGATCCTAGAACACCTATTTCTATGAATCTGGGGTTTGCTCAGGTCACTGATGATCAGACTCGCTTTTCCTTTGATGGAGGTGGGG ATTTAGAGGCATCACCCCCTTTCCAAAGCGCAG GTCCAGAATCTGGAGTTGATCCTAGTTCTACTGAGCAATTCTCCG GTTCTCCAACTCCTCTGTCTCCATCTGCAGAAATGGACTTGACACCAATAGCAGCTGATATTTTACATCCACCGCTACCAGGATTGCTTTTGGACTCTTATCAAGCTTCATCAGCAACACGGATCAGCTTCAGTACTCCTCTTTCTTTGATTCTCTCCAG TTTACATAAAACGCTCATCAGGTGGAGGCAGTGGAGCTCGTGTTTTTTAGAattcttctctctctcctccgttTGTCCTCCTCGCCAGAGTAACTTCGATTCCTTGATCAATTTCTCTCTCGAATTATTCTGCTCAG ATTCAGAGGCATCACCCCCTCTCCAAAGCGCAG GTCCAGAATCTGGAATTGATGCTAGTTGTACTGAGCAATTCTCCG GTTCTCCAACTCCTCTGCTTCCATCTGCAGAAATGGACTTGACACCAATAGCAGCTGATATTTTACATCCAGCACCACCAGGATTGCTTTTGGACTCTTCTCAAGCTTCATCAGCAACAAGGATCAGCTTGAGTACTCCTCTTTCTTTGATTCTCTCCAG ATTAGGAGCTGATGGAGCTTGTTAA
- the LOC110800051 gene encoding non-specific lipid transfer protein GPI-anchored 5-like — translation MGVGQLGIMSMIIMVVVTFWGVVSNAQPSCPGALTSLTPCLSFSLRNSSTPSSSCCSELANMLQTAPVCLCNVLNGVGGQLLGGFLNRTLAQALPSACNIQTPPITQCDGMGSQGTGDGQYSQGSILKIPLLLIAIFFTLVASHF, via the exons ATGGGTGTAGGACAGTTAGGAATAATGAGTATGATAATTATGGTTGTAGTGACATTTTGGGGAGTGGTTAGTAATGCACAGCCAAGCTGCCCTGGTGCGTTAACGTCGTTGACACCTTGCTTGAGCTTTAGCCTTCGAAATTCGTCAACACCGTCTTCTTCTTGTTGCTCCGAGTTAGCTAATATGCTACAGACGGCGCCGGTGTGTCTTTGTAACGTGCTTAATGGTGTTGGTGGCCAACTACTTGGTGGTTTCCTTAATCGGACACTCGCTCAAGCTCTTCCTAGTGCGTGTAATATCCAAACTCCACCTATTACTCAATGCGATG GAATGGGCTCTCAAGGTACAGGTGATGGTCAGTACTCTCAAGGATCCATACTAAAGATACCATTGTTGCTTATTGCTATCTTCTTCACATTAGTGGCGTCacatttttaa
- the LOC110800060 gene encoding uncharacterized protein isoform X4, translated as MDVMGFTAKMCIKLVVATTLILCVYPDRIVSQDLGCSFESLHLDKCLNQQGEYVFLEPCCRALNQALRVGFHCLCSVFMTDAPQLTTIFSLSLSAGCYIMVPPLTMCRDLGTTPISLPIPPNSPPKEISTAQQTPLVPLPPPPPPQEIGGSLDPNTPNANSTVVEQQQQPHPSKNATSTLHVVENQNNVSSSDLEASPPFQSAGPESGVDPSSTEQFSGSPTPLSPSAEMDLTPIAADILHPPLPGLLLDSYQASSATRISFSTPLSLILSSLHKTLIRWRQWSSCFLEFFSLSSVCPPRQSNFDSLINFSLELFCSDSEASPPLQSAGPESGIDASCTEQFSGSPTPLLPSAEMDLTPIAADILHPAPPGLLLDSSQASSATRISLSTPLSLILSRLGADGAC; from the exons ATGGATGTAATGGGATTCACGGCGAAGATGTGCATAAAATTAGTTGTAGCAACAACCTTAATATTGTGTGTTTACCCTGATAGGATAGTATCTCAGGACCTGGGTTGCTCATTTGAGAGCCTACATCTTGATAAGTGTTTGAACCAACAAGGAGAATATGTGTTCTTGGAGCCTTGCTGCAGAGCCCTTAACCAAGCTCTTCGAGTTGGGTTCCACTGTTTATGCTCCGTATTCATGACTGATGCTCCTCAATTAACCACCATTTTCTCTTTGTCCTTGTCTGCAGGCTGCTACATTATGGTCCCTCCATTGACAATGTGCCGAG ATTTAGGTACAACGCCGATATCTCTTCCAATTCCACCAAACAGTCCACCCAAGGAAATAAGTACAGCTCAACAAACGCCCCTAGTGCCTctacctcctcctcctcctcctcaagAAATTGGCGGTTCATTGGACCCCAATACACCAAATGCCAATTCTACTGTGGTGGAGCAACAGCAACAGCCACATCCGAGCAAAAACGCTACTTCAACGCTACATGTAGTGGAGAATCAGAACAATGTGTCTTCATCTG ATTTAGAGGCATCACCCCCTTTCCAAAGCGCAG GTCCAGAATCTGGAGTTGATCCTAGTTCTACTGAGCAATTCTCCG GTTCTCCAACTCCTCTGTCTCCATCTGCAGAAATGGACTTGACACCAATAGCAGCTGATATTTTACATCCACCGCTACCAGGATTGCTTTTGGACTCTTATCAAGCTTCATCAGCAACACGGATCAGCTTCAGTACTCCTCTTTCTTTGATTCTCTCCAG TTTACATAAAACGCTCATCAGGTGGAGGCAGTGGAGCTCGTGTTTTTTAGAattcttctctctctcctccgttTGTCCTCCTCGCCAGAGTAACTTCGATTCCTTGATCAATTTCTCTCTCGAATTATTCTGCTCAG ATTCAGAGGCATCACCCCCTCTCCAAAGCGCAG GTCCAGAATCTGGAATTGATGCTAGTTGTACTGAGCAATTCTCCG GTTCTCCAACTCCTCTGCTTCCATCTGCAGAAATGGACTTGACACCAATAGCAGCTGATATTTTACATCCAGCACCACCAGGATTGCTTTTGGACTCTTCTCAAGCTTCATCAGCAACAAGGATCAGCTTGAGTACTCCTCTTTCTTTGATTCTCTCCAG ATTAGGAGCTGATGGAGCTTGTTAA
- the LOC110800054 gene encoding non-specific lipid transfer protein GPI-anchored 20, producing MEMMKGVLVLAASFMVLNIVAYAQIPTSPCTASMLSSFTPCVNYLTNSSGTGSSPTTDCCNSLRNLMSNGTDCVCQIVTGGVPFRLPINRTTAISLPRACKQPGVPLQCKASPGAPVPAPGPAAFGPSASPASSISPSPVGTVPTSDTPALAPVSDANPTLTPPSTADGSLPPTSTATGAGSSLNPSAAMPSLSISPAVLLLSVAVAMMKYY from the exons ATGGAAATGATGAAAGGTGTTCTAGTATTAGCAGCTTCTTTTATGGTACTAAATATTGTTGCTTATGCACAAATTCCTACTTCCCCTTGTACAGCCTCAATGCTATCAAGCTTTACTCCTTGCGTAAACTATCTTACCAACAGCAGTGGCACCGGATCATCACCAACAACCGATTGCTGTAACTCGTTAAGGAATCTTATGAGCAATGGTACTGACTGTGTTTGTCAAATTGTTACTGGAGGTGTTCCTTTCCGCCTTCCTATCAACCGCACCACTGCTATTTCTCTCCCCAGGGCTTGCAAACAACCTGGTGTTCCACTTCAATGCAAAG CTTCTCCTGGTGCTCCAGTTCCAGCTCCAG GTCCTGCTGCCTTCGGCCCATCTGCTTCCCCTGCATCTTCCATCTCTCCTAGTCCCGTGG GTACAGTTCCTACATCGGACACACCAGCCTTGGCTCCAGTCTCTGATGCAAATCCAACTCTAACTCCACCATCTACAGCAGATGGTTCTCTGCCACCAACATCCACAGCTACAGGAGCGGGTTCTTCTCTCAATCCTTCAGCAGCAATGCCTTCTCTGAGTATTTCACCTGCCGTCCTGCTTCTATCAGTTGCTGTCGCGATGATGAAGTACTACTAG